In Arachis hypogaea cultivar Tifrunner chromosome 2, arahy.Tifrunner.gnm2.J5K5, whole genome shotgun sequence, a genomic segment contains:
- the LOC112743214 gene encoding zinc finger CCCH domain-containing protein 40, with amino-acid sequence MAHRLLRDHEADGWERADFPIICESCLGDNPYVRMTRAEYDKECKICTRPFTVFRWRPGRDARYKKTEICQTCSKLKNVCQVCLLDLEYGLPVQVRDTALSIDSNDAIPKSDVNREYFAEEHDRKARAGIDYESSYGKARPNDTILKLQRTTPYYKRNRAHICSFYIRGECTRGAECPYRHEMPVTGELSQQNIKDRYYGVNDPVALKLLGKAGEMTSLEAPEDESIKTLYVGGLDARVTEQDLRDHFYAHGEIESIKMVLQRACAFVTYTTREGAEKAAEELSNKLVIKGLRLKLMWGRPQTAKPESDGSDQARQQAAVAHSGLLPRAVISQQQNQDLGQGMPYYNNPPPPQQERSYYPSMDPQRMGALIPSQEGPPGGPSGSGENKPSMEKPQMQQHYTHPMMPPPPPGQYHHQPPHQYYPPPYGYMPPVPPYQQYPPPYSAQMVPSQPPAANHPYHHHPMQPGSSQTGSGQVGSGSAPAEAGTSASGSQQQ; translated from the exons ATGGCGCACCGCTTGCTGAGGGACCATGAAGCTGACGGGTGGGAGCGCGCAGACTTCCCCATCATCTGCGAGTCCTGCCTTGGCGACAACCCTTACGTTCGAATG ACAAGAGCTGAGTATGACAAGGAATGCAAGATTTGTACACGGCCATTTACTGTCTTCAGATGGAGACCTGGTCGGGATGCGAGGTATAAAAAGACTGAGATCTGCCAGACATGTAGCAAGTTGAAAAATGTCTGTCAAGTGTGTCTTCTGGATCTAGAATACGGGCTGCCAGTTCAAGTCCGTGACACAGCTCTCAGTATTGATTCCAATGATGCCATTCCAAAAAGTGATGTTAATAGGGAGTATTTTGCTGAAGAGCACGACCGCAAG GCTAGAGCTGGTATAGATTATGAATCTTCTTATGGTAAAGCACGCCCAAATGATACTATCTTGAAGCTACAAAGGACAACACCATATTACAAAAGAAACCGGGCACATATTTGCAGTTTCTACATAAGGGGTGAATGTACTAGAGGAGCTGAATGCCCTTATCGGCATGAGATGCCAGTAACTGGGGAGCTGTCTCAACAAAATATTAAAGATCGTTATTATGG TGTCAATGATCCTGTGGCTTTGAAGCTACTTGGCAAGGCTGGAGAGATGACCTCTCTGGAGGCTCCCGAGGATGAGAGCATCAAAACCCTTTATGTTGGTGGACTTGATGCTAGGGTCACTGAGCAGGACTTGCGGGATCACTTCTATGCGCATGGTGAAATTGAATCTATAAAAATGGTTCTTCAACGGGCTTGTGCTTTTGTAACCTATACAACCAGAGAAGGTGCAGAAAAGGCAGCCGAAGAACTATCCAACAAGCTGGTTATTAAAGGCCTAAGGCTAAAGCTGATGTGGGGCAGGCCTCAGACAGCAAAACCGGAGTCAGATGGCTCTGATCAAGCAAGGCAGCAAGCAGCTGTGGCTCACAGTGGGTTGTTGCCTCGTGCAGTTATATCGCAACAGCAGAACCAGGATCTAGGCCAAGGAATGCCTTACTATAACAATCCACCTCCTCCTCAGCAAGAAAGAAGCTATTACCCTTCAATGGATCCTCAAAGAATGGGTGCTCTTATTCCATCTCAAGAGGGTCCTCCAGGTGGACCTAGTGGATCAGGTGAGAACAAACCCAGTATGGAGAAGCCACAAATGCAACAACATTATACCCATCCAATGatgcctcctcctcctcctggCCAATATCATCATCAGCCTCCTCATCAGTATTATCCTCCTCCATATGGTTATATGCCACCAGTTCCCCCGTATCAGCAATATCCACCACCATATAGTGCTCAAATGGTGCCATCTCAGCCACCAGCTGCAAATCATCCATATCACCATCATCCGATGCAGCCAGGTTCTTCACAAACAGGGTCTGGACAGGTTGGCTCTGGATCTGCACCAGCTGAAGCTGGAACATCAGCATCAGGGTCACAGCAGCAGTGA